A single window of Mangifera indica cultivar Alphonso chromosome 18, CATAS_Mindica_2.1, whole genome shotgun sequence DNA harbors:
- the LOC123202333 gene encoding probable xyloglucan endotransglucosylase/hydrolase protein 32 translates to MAHHFFLFLFLFLFLLLPLTNAYWPPSPGYWPSSKFRSMSFYKGFRNLWGPQHQYVDNNALTIWLDSTSGSGFKSIKPFRSGYFGASIKLQPGYTAGVITAFYLSNSEAHPGQHDEVDIEFLGTTFGKPYTLQTNVYIRGSGDGKIIGREMKFHLWFDPTKNFHHYAVLWSPKDLIFFVDDVPIRRYPRKSAATFPLRPMWVYGSIWDASSWATEDGKYKVDYRYQPFVAKYTNFKASGCTAYAPTWCRPVSASPYLSGKLSRQQYWAMRWAQTHHMIYNYCKDHKRDHSLTPECWKLKNSYGLSYPFMKEIMCRARVYQNGQT, encoded by the exons ATGGCTCATcacttctttctctttctctttctctttctctttcttcttcttcctttgacCAATGCCTATTGGCCACCTTCTCCAGGCTACTGGCCAAGCTCCAAATTCAGGTCCATGAGCTTCTACAAAGGCTTCAGAAATCTCTGGGGTCCTCAGCACCAATATGTCGACAATAATGCATTAACCATCTGGCTTGATAGTACTTCAG GAAGTGGTTTTAAGTCAATTAAGCCTTTCAGGTCAGGCTATTTTGGAGCATCCATTAAGCTTCAACCTGGTTATACAGCAGGAGTTATAACAGCATTTTAT ctttCAAATAGTGAGGCTCATCCAGGGCAACATGATGAAGTGGACATTGAGTTTCTGGGAACCACATTTGGGAAGCCTTATACTTTACAGACAAATGTTTACATTAGAGGAAGTGGAGATGGAAAAATCATTGGGAGAGAAATGAAATTTCATTTATGGTTTGATCCCACCAAAAATTTTCACCATTATGCCGTTCTATGGAGTCCTAAAGATCTCAT attttttgtTGATGATGTGCCCATAAGAAGGTATCCAAGGAAGAGTGCAGCAACATTTCCCCTAAGACCAATGTGGGTATATGGTTCAATTTGGGATGCCTCGTCTTGGGCAACAGAAGATGGAAAATACAAAGTTGATTATAGATACCAACCATTTGTAGCTAAATATACCAATTTCAAAGCTAGCGGTTGCACGGCCTATGCACCCACCTGGTGTCGCCCTGTTTCTGCCTCTCCTTACCTGTCTGGCAAGCTAAGCCGGCAACAATATTGGGCAATGAGATGGGCTCAAACtcatcatatgatatataattattgcaAAGATCACAAGAGAGACCATTCTTTAACACCGGAGTGTTGGAAGTTAAA GAATTCTTATGGCTTGAGCTACCCTTTCATGAAGGAAATTATGTGTCGAGCCAGAGTCTATCAGAATGGTCAGACGTAA
- the LOC123201352 gene encoding E3 ubiquitin-protein ligase RFWD3-like isoform X2 codes for MKEARIFEFDSKKYYSSKKDQSPETPHFNDLLEDEFRRPILLVQEDGTETEEDETEEETDEEEEDEEEEVLIMAVESPTTVSGSNQAVTEDRTKRRREDRGGESCLFGGIESGDCSQGNEWNRTEVEGLFCPICMDAWTNSGDHHISCLPCGHVYGFSCIKRWLQQGQSSGKCPQCNRKSSLKDVRKLFASRIVAIDEESQKKIRSLESKCVSLENKNADWCKKEAEWQKREVELHLEVYQLKQRTIFLERLLGATQSRSSEFAASSESHQGQYVSGSNFSSELCREGSSCIFILQKALKVDGARLFDVEPSSQIILMARRLPGIGASGTHLLTKFSLIHPHESEDILIPSSIRAVKDLHFSPFNHNLALFSSLGKKLSILRWHYSHTLVAAWSCSWEVNSAHYLYAGLQNGSLLVFDIRQTVGPLESLNGPSCNPIHTMHSLSHPSGVRTLLSASSVGVCQWNFDSAGGRSYLVPETENKGVCISLAYCPSSDEIVASFRPRVEMSNEIIASQSVSTPPVVEQGIPGIRVLLKKVGCYDYQKLGFSSTTVNDIRLPKSTIINLEDEKRLFASGEEVTCELILQKLPSFSGVQCLQSQNHPIRDVKYINAHDQGLLSCLSEDALQLFTANVL; via the exons ACCAAAGCCCCGAGACTCCTCATTTCAACGATCTCCTCGAAGACGAATTCAGAAGGCCAATACTCCTCGTTCAAGAAGACGGAACGGAAACCGAAGAAGACGAAACTGAAGAAGAAAccgatgaagaagaagaggatgagGAGGAAGAAGTGTTAATTATGGCCGTGGAATCGCCAACTACGGTTTCAGGCTCAAATCAAGCGGTAACTGAAGATCGAACGAAGCGGAGAAGAGAAGATAGAGGTGGAGAATCCTGCTTGTTTGGTGGAATCGAGAGTGGAGATTGTTCTCAAGGGAATGAGTGGAATCGAACGGAGGTTGAGGGCTTGTTTTGCCCGATTTGTATGGACGCGTGGACCAATAGCGGTGACCATCACATTAG TTGTCTTCCTTGTGGGCATGTATATGGTTTCTCTTGCATCAAGAGATGGTTACAACAAGGTCAAAGCTCGGGGAAG TGTCCTCAATGCAATAGGAAAAGCTCTTTGAAGGATGTTAGGAAACTGTTTGCATCACGGATTGTTGCTATTGATGAAGAATCACAAAAG AAAATTCGATCTCTTGAGTCTAAGTGTGTGTCTCTTGAGAACAAG AATGCTGACTGGTGTAAGAAAGAAGCTGAGTGGCAAAAGAGAGAAGTTGAGTTGCATTTGGAAGTTTATCAGCTTAAACAA AGGACAATCTTTTTGGAGCGTTTGTTGGGAGCGACACAGAGCAGGTCATCTGAATTTGCTGCTTCTAGTGAAAGCCATCAAGGACAGTATGTGTCtg GTTCCAACTTCAGCTCAGAGTTATGCAGAGAAGGATCATCTTGTATATTCATCTTACAG AAAGCATTAAAGGTGGATGGTGCACGTTTATTTGATGTGGAGCCTTCTAGTCAGATTATATTAATGGCCAGAAGGCTGCCTGGGATTGGTGCAAGTGGAACACATCTACTTACCAAA TTTAGCTTGATACATCCACATGAAAGTGAAGATATTTTGATTCCTTCAAGTATAAGGGCTGTCAAGGACCTGCACTTTTCTCCTTTTAACCATAATCTTGCACTTTTTTCTTCGTTAGGCAAGAAATTATCTATTCTCAGGTGGCACTACTCCCATACTTTG GTTGCTGCTTGGTCATGTTCATGGGAGGTCAACAGTGCACATTATTTGTATGCTGGACTACAG AACGGATCACTTTTGGTGTTTGATATCCGTCAAACTGTGGGGCCCTTGGAATCCTTGAATGGACCATCGTGCAACCCAATTCATACCATGCACTCACTTTCACATCCATCTGGTGTTAGAACCCTGCTTTCTGCTTCTTCTGTCGGTGTTTGTCAGTGGAACTTTGATAGTGCTGGAGGAAG GTCATATTTGGTTCCTGAAACAGAGAACAAAGGAGTTTGCATTTCTCTTGCTTATTGTCCCAGCAGTGATGAAATTGTTGCTTCATTTCGGCCCAGGGTTGAAATGTCCAATGAGATAATTGCTTCTCAGTCTGTATCAACTCCCCCTGTTGTTGAGCAAGGGATACCAGGTATCCGAGTTCTTCTGAAGAAAGTGGGCTGCTATGACTATCAGAAGTTGGGTTTTTCATCTACGACAGTAAATGATATTCGATTGCCGAAATCTACAATTATAAACTTAGAGGATGAGAAACGATTGTTTGCATCTGGGGAAGAAGTAACATGTGAATTGATCTTGCAAAAGTTACCATCTTTTTCCGGTGTCCAGTGCCTTCAATCACAGAATCATCCTATCCGTGATGTGAAGTATATAAATGCACATGACCAAGGTTTACTTAGCTGTTTAAGTGAGGATGCATTGCAACTTTTCACTGCTAACGTCTTGTAG
- the LOC123201352 gene encoding E3 ubiquitin-protein ligase RFWD3-like isoform X1, which translates to MKEARIFEFDSKKYYSSKKDQSPETPHFNDLLEDEFRRPILLVQEDGTETEEDETEEETDEEEEDEEEEVLIMAVESPTTVSGSNQAVTEDRTKRRREDRGGESCLFGGIESGDCSQGNEWNRTEVEGLFCPICMDAWTNSGDHHISCLPCGHVYGFSCIKRWLQQGQSSGKCPQCNRKSSLKDVRKLFASRIVAIDEESQKKIRSLESKCVSLENKNADWCKKEAEWQKREVELHLEVYQLKQRTIFLERLLGATQSRSSEFAASSESHQGQYVSGSNFSSELCREGSSCIFILQKALKVDGARLFDVEPSSQIILMARRLPGIGASGTHLLTKFSLIHPHESEDILIPSSIRAVKDLHFSPFNHNLALFSSLGKKLSILSMDSNNVILNYDLPVAAWSCSWEVNSAHYLYAGLQNGSLLVFDIRQTVGPLESLNGPSCNPIHTMHSLSHPSGVRTLLSASSVGVCQWNFDSAGGRSYLVPETENKGVCISLAYCPSSDEIVASFRPRVEMSNEIIASQSVSTPPVVEQGIPGIRVLLKKVGCYDYQKLGFSSTTVNDIRLPKSTIINLEDEKRLFASGEEVTCELILQKLPSFSGVQCLQSQNHPIRDVKYINAHDQGLLSCLSEDALQLFTANVL; encoded by the exons ACCAAAGCCCCGAGACTCCTCATTTCAACGATCTCCTCGAAGACGAATTCAGAAGGCCAATACTCCTCGTTCAAGAAGACGGAACGGAAACCGAAGAAGACGAAACTGAAGAAGAAAccgatgaagaagaagaggatgagGAGGAAGAAGTGTTAATTATGGCCGTGGAATCGCCAACTACGGTTTCAGGCTCAAATCAAGCGGTAACTGAAGATCGAACGAAGCGGAGAAGAGAAGATAGAGGTGGAGAATCCTGCTTGTTTGGTGGAATCGAGAGTGGAGATTGTTCTCAAGGGAATGAGTGGAATCGAACGGAGGTTGAGGGCTTGTTTTGCCCGATTTGTATGGACGCGTGGACCAATAGCGGTGACCATCACATTAG TTGTCTTCCTTGTGGGCATGTATATGGTTTCTCTTGCATCAAGAGATGGTTACAACAAGGTCAAAGCTCGGGGAAG TGTCCTCAATGCAATAGGAAAAGCTCTTTGAAGGATGTTAGGAAACTGTTTGCATCACGGATTGTTGCTATTGATGAAGAATCACAAAAG AAAATTCGATCTCTTGAGTCTAAGTGTGTGTCTCTTGAGAACAAG AATGCTGACTGGTGTAAGAAAGAAGCTGAGTGGCAAAAGAGAGAAGTTGAGTTGCATTTGGAAGTTTATCAGCTTAAACAA AGGACAATCTTTTTGGAGCGTTTGTTGGGAGCGACACAGAGCAGGTCATCTGAATTTGCTGCTTCTAGTGAAAGCCATCAAGGACAGTATGTGTCtg GTTCCAACTTCAGCTCAGAGTTATGCAGAGAAGGATCATCTTGTATATTCATCTTACAG AAAGCATTAAAGGTGGATGGTGCACGTTTATTTGATGTGGAGCCTTCTAGTCAGATTATATTAATGGCCAGAAGGCTGCCTGGGATTGGTGCAAGTGGAACACATCTACTTACCAAA TTTAGCTTGATACATCCACATGAAAGTGAAGATATTTTGATTCCTTCAAGTATAAGGGCTGTCAAGGACCTGCACTTTTCTCCTTTTAACCATAATCTTGCACTTTTTTCTTCGTTAGGCAAGAAATTATCTATTCTCAG CATGGACAGCAACAATGTCATTCTAAATTATGATCTTCCG GTTGCTGCTTGGTCATGTTCATGGGAGGTCAACAGTGCACATTATTTGTATGCTGGACTACAG AACGGATCACTTTTGGTGTTTGATATCCGTCAAACTGTGGGGCCCTTGGAATCCTTGAATGGACCATCGTGCAACCCAATTCATACCATGCACTCACTTTCACATCCATCTGGTGTTAGAACCCTGCTTTCTGCTTCTTCTGTCGGTGTTTGTCAGTGGAACTTTGATAGTGCTGGAGGAAG GTCATATTTGGTTCCTGAAACAGAGAACAAAGGAGTTTGCATTTCTCTTGCTTATTGTCCCAGCAGTGATGAAATTGTTGCTTCATTTCGGCCCAGGGTTGAAATGTCCAATGAGATAATTGCTTCTCAGTCTGTATCAACTCCCCCTGTTGTTGAGCAAGGGATACCAGGTATCCGAGTTCTTCTGAAGAAAGTGGGCTGCTATGACTATCAGAAGTTGGGTTTTTCATCTACGACAGTAAATGATATTCGATTGCCGAAATCTACAATTATAAACTTAGAGGATGAGAAACGATTGTTTGCATCTGGGGAAGAAGTAACATGTGAATTGATCTTGCAAAAGTTACCATCTTTTTCCGGTGTCCAGTGCCTTCAATCACAGAATCATCCTATCCGTGATGTGAAGTATATAAATGCACATGACCAAGGTTTACTTAGCTGTTTAAGTGAGGATGCATTGCAACTTTTCACTGCTAACGTCTTGTAG
- the LOC123202205 gene encoding uncharacterized protein LOC123202205: MEIDKAIKERDDRRLKIKYNNAIYVIRRVLALYSIAEVALSFNGGKDSTVLLHLLRPGWFLHKGEQSCSNGSLNYFPVGTIYFESSSAFPEINSFTYDTTKVFILQLEAYMTQFQMHYCVSETHPVAKQNLNLHIGFLMEDWSEQLRFGTFEDQLGPLLCKMLHSIGWKVKQTAVVQNDAPNEEFEEYLRHLIGEHCTGDKNEMALLPEGVTELLHYEELPIPLIKCQNIIILGASNISELEKEWNGLIELRCGGLSLMEPYTP; this comes from the exons ATGGAGATCGATAAAGCAATCAAAGAAAGAGATGACCGGAGGCTCAAGATCAAGTACAACAACGCCATATATGTTATACGAAGAGTTCTTGCTTTGTACTC CATTGCAGAGGTTGCCCTCAGCTTCAATGGAGGAAAGGATTCAACT GTTCTGTTGCATCTACTTAGGCCTGGCTGGTTTCTGCATAAAGGGGAACAGAGTTGTTCTAATGGGAGTCTCAATTACTTTCCAGTTGGGACAATTTATTTTGAGAGTTCTTCTGCTTTCCctgaaattaattcatttacCTATGATACAACGAAAGTGT TTATACTTCAATTGGAAGCATATATGACACAGTTCCAAATGCATTACTGTGTGTCAGAAACTCATCCAGTAGCAAAGCAAAATTTAAACCTGCATATTGGCTTTCTGATGGAAGATTGGAGTGAGCAG CTCAGGTTTGGCACCTTTGAGGATCAATTGGGACCTTTGTTGTGTAAAATGCTACATAGCATTGGTTGGAAAGTAAAACAAACTGCTGTTGTCCAGAATGAT GCGCCTAATGAGGAATTTGAAGAATATCTGAGGCATCTTATTGGTGAACACTGCACTGGTGATAAAAATGAG ATGGCTCTGTTGCCCGAAGGTGTCACTGAACTATTACATTACGAAGAACTGCCTATACCTTTG ATCAAGTGTCAAAACATTATCATTCTTGGTGCCTCAAATATCTCTGAATTGGAAAAGGAGTGGAACGGTTTGATTGAACTAAGATGTGGTGGCTTGTCATTGATGGAACCATATACACCTTGA
- the LOC123201352 gene encoding E3 ubiquitin-protein ligase RFWD3-like isoform X3 gives MAVESPTTVSGSNQAVTEDRTKRRREDRGGESCLFGGIESGDCSQGNEWNRTEVEGLFCPICMDAWTNSGDHHISCLPCGHVYGFSCIKRWLQQGQSSGKCPQCNRKSSLKDVRKLFASRIVAIDEESQKKIRSLESKCVSLENKNADWCKKEAEWQKREVELHLEVYQLKQRTIFLERLLGATQSRSSEFAASSESHQGQYVSGSNFSSELCREGSSCIFILQKALKVDGARLFDVEPSSQIILMARRLPGIGASGTHLLTKFSLIHPHESEDILIPSSIRAVKDLHFSPFNHNLALFSSLGKKLSILSMDSNNVILNYDLPVAAWSCSWEVNSAHYLYAGLQNGSLLVFDIRQTVGPLESLNGPSCNPIHTMHSLSHPSGVRTLLSASSVGVCQWNFDSAGGRSYLVPETENKGVCISLAYCPSSDEIVASFRPRVEMSNEIIASQSVSTPPVVEQGIPGIRVLLKKVGCYDYQKLGFSSTTVNDIRLPKSTIINLEDEKRLFASGEEVTCELILQKLPSFSGVQCLQSQNHPIRDVKYINAHDQGLLSCLSEDALQLFTANVL, from the exons ATGGCCGTGGAATCGCCAACTACGGTTTCAGGCTCAAATCAAGCGGTAACTGAAGATCGAACGAAGCGGAGAAGAGAAGATAGAGGTGGAGAATCCTGCTTGTTTGGTGGAATCGAGAGTGGAGATTGTTCTCAAGGGAATGAGTGGAATCGAACGGAGGTTGAGGGCTTGTTTTGCCCGATTTGTATGGACGCGTGGACCAATAGCGGTGACCATCACATTAG TTGTCTTCCTTGTGGGCATGTATATGGTTTCTCTTGCATCAAGAGATGGTTACAACAAGGTCAAAGCTCGGGGAAG TGTCCTCAATGCAATAGGAAAAGCTCTTTGAAGGATGTTAGGAAACTGTTTGCATCACGGATTGTTGCTATTGATGAAGAATCACAAAAG AAAATTCGATCTCTTGAGTCTAAGTGTGTGTCTCTTGAGAACAAG AATGCTGACTGGTGTAAGAAAGAAGCTGAGTGGCAAAAGAGAGAAGTTGAGTTGCATTTGGAAGTTTATCAGCTTAAACAA AGGACAATCTTTTTGGAGCGTTTGTTGGGAGCGACACAGAGCAGGTCATCTGAATTTGCTGCTTCTAGTGAAAGCCATCAAGGACAGTATGTGTCtg GTTCCAACTTCAGCTCAGAGTTATGCAGAGAAGGATCATCTTGTATATTCATCTTACAG AAAGCATTAAAGGTGGATGGTGCACGTTTATTTGATGTGGAGCCTTCTAGTCAGATTATATTAATGGCCAGAAGGCTGCCTGGGATTGGTGCAAGTGGAACACATCTACTTACCAAA TTTAGCTTGATACATCCACATGAAAGTGAAGATATTTTGATTCCTTCAAGTATAAGGGCTGTCAAGGACCTGCACTTTTCTCCTTTTAACCATAATCTTGCACTTTTTTCTTCGTTAGGCAAGAAATTATCTATTCTCAG CATGGACAGCAACAATGTCATTCTAAATTATGATCTTCCG GTTGCTGCTTGGTCATGTTCATGGGAGGTCAACAGTGCACATTATTTGTATGCTGGACTACAG AACGGATCACTTTTGGTGTTTGATATCCGTCAAACTGTGGGGCCCTTGGAATCCTTGAATGGACCATCGTGCAACCCAATTCATACCATGCACTCACTTTCACATCCATCTGGTGTTAGAACCCTGCTTTCTGCTTCTTCTGTCGGTGTTTGTCAGTGGAACTTTGATAGTGCTGGAGGAAG GTCATATTTGGTTCCTGAAACAGAGAACAAAGGAGTTTGCATTTCTCTTGCTTATTGTCCCAGCAGTGATGAAATTGTTGCTTCATTTCGGCCCAGGGTTGAAATGTCCAATGAGATAATTGCTTCTCAGTCTGTATCAACTCCCCCTGTTGTTGAGCAAGGGATACCAGGTATCCGAGTTCTTCTGAAGAAAGTGGGCTGCTATGACTATCAGAAGTTGGGTTTTTCATCTACGACAGTAAATGATATTCGATTGCCGAAATCTACAATTATAAACTTAGAGGATGAGAAACGATTGTTTGCATCTGGGGAAGAAGTAACATGTGAATTGATCTTGCAAAAGTTACCATCTTTTTCCGGTGTCCAGTGCCTTCAATCACAGAATCATCCTATCCGTGATGTGAAGTATATAAATGCACATGACCAAGGTTTACTTAGCTGTTTAAGTGAGGATGCATTGCAACTTTTCACTGCTAACGTCTTGTAG